The following coding sequences are from one Formosa haliotis window:
- a CDS encoding RluA family pseudouridine synthase encodes MSEYTPQNEEAEDELYEHYAFTAEKGQSPLRIDKYLMNFVENATRSKIQAAAKSGNIYVNGVPVKSNYKVKGNDVIKVLFAHPPYENLLVGENIPIDIVYEDDDLLVVNKPAGMVVHPGHGNYSGTLINALIYHFDNLPENSSGRPGLVHRIDKDTSGLLVVAKTEEAMAHLSFQFAEKTSEREYVAIVWGNVEEEEGTVEGNIGRHPKNRLQNTVFFGDEAEKGKPAVTHYKVIERLGYVTLVSCKLETGRTHQIRVHMKHIGHTLFNDERYGGEKILKGTTFTKYKQFVDNCFKILPRQALHAKTLGFEHPRTKEFMRFNTEIPDDMQQCIEKWRHYVKHQEVEE; translated from the coding sequence ATGAGTGAGTATACACCACAAAATGAAGAGGCCGAAGACGAGCTTTACGAGCATTATGCGTTTACAGCAGAGAAGGGGCAATCGCCGCTTAGAATAGATAAATATTTAATGAATTTTGTTGAAAATGCCACGCGAAGTAAAATTCAAGCCGCTGCAAAATCAGGAAATATTTATGTAAATGGCGTTCCCGTTAAATCTAATTATAAGGTAAAAGGAAACGATGTTATAAAAGTGCTTTTTGCACATCCGCCATACGAGAATTTACTTGTAGGGGAGAATATTCCGATAGATATAGTTTACGAAGACGACGACTTGTTGGTTGTAAATAAGCCAGCAGGAATGGTCGTGCATCCAGGACACGGAAATTATTCTGGAACTTTAATTAATGCTTTAATTTATCATTTTGATAACCTTCCAGAAAACTCTTCTGGTCGCCCAGGTTTGGTACATAGAATAGATAAAGATACTAGTGGCTTGTTGGTTGTTGCGAAGACCGAAGAAGCCATGGCGCATTTGTCTTTTCAATTTGCCGAAAAAACATCAGAGCGTGAATATGTTGCTATTGTTTGGGGGAATGTAGAGGAAGAAGAAGGTACGGTAGAAGGTAATATTGGGCGTCACCCTAAAAACAGACTTCAAAACACCGTGTTTTTTGGAGATGAAGCCGAGAAAGGAAAACCGGCCGTGACGCACTATAAAGTTATAGAGCGACTGGGATATGTTACTTTGGTATCTTGTAAATTAGAAACAGGAAGAACACATCAAATTCGTGTTCATATGAAACATATTGGGCATACCCTATTTAATGATGAACGTTACGGAGGAGAAAAAATATTAAAGGGAACCACCTTTACAAAATATAAGCAGTTTGTAGATAATTGTTTTAAAATTTTGCCAAGACAAGCCTTACATGCAAAAACCTTAGGTTTCGAGCATCCAAGAACCAAGGAATTTATGCGCTTTAACACCGAAATTCCTGACGATATGCAGCAGTGTATCGAGAAATGGAGACATTATGTTAAGCATCAGGAAGTTGAAGAGTAA
- a CDS encoding 30S ribosomal protein THX: MGRGDKKTKRGKISRGTYGVRRPRIKKKVHPETKINLDKDPTVKR, translated from the coding sequence ATGGGAAGAGGAGATAAAAAAACCAAACGAGGTAAAATTAGTCGGGGAACGTATGGCGTAAGACGTCCGCGCATAAAGAAAAAAGTACATCCAGAGACCAAAATAAATCTCGATAAAGATCCTACAGTAAAACGCTAA
- the ffh gene encoding signal recognition particle protein, which yields MFNNLSEKLDKALHVLKGHGSITEVNVAETLKEVRRALLDADVNFKIAKDFTTRVKEKALGQDVLTSLQPGQLMVKIVKDELTELMGGDAAGINLSGTPSVILMSGLQGSGKTTFSGKLANYLKTKKTKKPLLVACDVYRPAAIDQLHVVGDQINVEVFSDKGNSNPVAIAQAGIEHAKANGFNVVIIDTAGRLAVDEAMMDEISEIHKAIKPQETLFVVDSMTGQDAVNTAKAFNDILNFDGVILTKLDGDTRGGAAISIKSVVDKPIKFIGTGEKMEAIDVFYPSRMADRILGMGDVVSLVERAQEQFDEEEARKLQKKIAKNQFGFDDFLQQIQQIKKMGNMKDLIGMIPGAGKMMKDIDIDDDAFKHIEAIIHSMTVQERTNPSIINASRKKRIGKGSGTSVQQVNQLLKQFDQMSKMMKMMQGGGGKRMMQAMKNMR from the coding sequence ATGTTTAATAATTTAAGTGAAAAGTTAGATAAAGCGTTACACGTTCTTAAAGGACATGGAAGTATAACGGAAGTTAATGTTGCAGAGACTTTAAAAGAAGTACGTCGTGCTTTATTAGATGCCGATGTTAACTTTAAAATTGCGAAAGATTTTACTACTAGGGTAAAAGAAAAAGCTCTTGGTCAAGATGTATTAACGTCTTTACAACCTGGGCAATTAATGGTTAAAATCGTTAAAGACGAACTAACAGAATTAATGGGAGGTGATGCTGCTGGGATTAATTTATCTGGTACGCCTAGCGTAATTTTGATGTCGGGTTTACAAGGTTCTGGTAAAACAACATTTTCAGGAAAATTAGCAAACTATCTTAAAACAAAGAAAACCAAGAAACCGCTTTTAGTTGCGTGTGATGTGTATCGTCCAGCGGCGATAGACCAGTTACATGTCGTTGGAGATCAGATTAACGTTGAGGTATTTAGCGATAAAGGAAACAGTAACCCTGTAGCTATTGCTCAAGCCGGTATCGAACACGCTAAGGCAAACGGATTTAATGTGGTAATTATTGATACCGCAGGTCGTTTAGCAGTAGATGAAGCGATGATGGATGAAATTTCTGAAATTCATAAAGCCATTAAGCCTCAAGAAACTTTATTTGTTGTAGATTCTATGACAGGTCAAGATGCGGTGAATACAGCTAAAGCCTTTAACGACATCTTAAATTTTGATGGTGTTATCTTAACCAAGTTAGATGGTGATACACGTGGTGGAGCTGCCATATCGATTAAATCTGTAGTCGATAAACCAATTAAATTTATTGGTACAGGAGAGAAGATGGAAGCTATCGATGTGTTCTATCCGTCTCGTATGGCCGATCGTATCCTTGGAATGGGAGATGTGGTGTCGCTTGTAGAACGTGCTCAAGAGCAGTTTGATGAAGAAGAGGCGAGAAAACTTCAAAAGAAAATTGCAAAGAATCAATTCGGTTTCGACGATTTCTTACAGCAGATTCAGCAAATCAAGAAAATGGGTAATATGAAAGACCTTATTGGAATGATACCTGGCGCTGGAAAAATGATGAAAGATATCGATATCGATGACGATGCTTTTAAACATATTGAAGCGATTATTCATTCTATGACGGTTCAAGAACGTACCAATCCTTCAATTATAAATGCTAGCAGAAAAAAGCGTATAGGAAAAGGGTCTGGAACGTCTGTACAACAAGTCAATCAGTTGTTGAAACAGTTTGACCAAATGAGTAAAATGATGAAAATGATGCAAGGTGGTGGCGGTAAACGTATGATGCAAGCCATGAAAAACATGCGTTAA
- the yaaA gene encoding peroxide stress protein YaaA: MKLVISPAKSLDFERELPTDVSTQAIFLKEAERLNKVVKKKSAKSLSKLMHISDALGQLNYERNQEWELPFTRENSRQAIYAFNGDVYRGFDAYSIEKDKLSQLQNTVRIISGLYGVLKPLDLIQAYRLEMGTKLPVGTKKNLYEFWKTTITKALNEDLEDGELFLNLASNEYFKAVDVKALKVPVIHATFKNFKNGEYKMIATYAKIARGYMARYVIDTNAQTIEDLKGFNYENYRYDEQLSTETELVFTR; the protein is encoded by the coding sequence ATGAAATTAGTAATATCTCCAGCAAAATCGCTAGATTTTGAACGCGAATTGCCAACTGATGTTTCCACTCAAGCCATTTTTTTAAAAGAAGCCGAACGTTTAAATAAGGTGGTTAAAAAGAAATCGGCTAAAAGTTTATCTAAATTAATGCATATTTCAGATGCATTGGGGCAGTTAAATTACGAGCGTAATCAAGAGTGGGAATTGCCATTTACTAGAGAGAATTCTAGACAAGCTATTTATGCATTTAATGGCGATGTGTATAGAGGATTTGATGCATATTCAATTGAAAAAGATAAATTAAGTCAGCTACAAAATACTGTCCGAATTATTTCTGGACTATATGGAGTTTTAAAACCCTTAGATTTAATACAGGCTTACCGTTTAGAAATGGGAACAAAATTGCCTGTTGGAACCAAAAAGAATTTATACGAATTTTGGAAAACAACGATTACCAAAGCTCTAAATGAAGATTTAGAAGACGGCGAATTGTTTTTGAATTTAGCGAGTAATGAATATTTTAAAGCGGTAGATGTTAAGGCCTTAAAAGTACCAGTTATACATGCCACATTTAAAAATTTTAAAAATGGCGAATACAAAATGATTGCCACCTATGCTAAAATTGCAAGAGGGTATATGGCTCGTTATGTAATAGATACAAATGCACAGACTATTGAAGATTTAAAAGGATTTAATTACGAAAATTACCGATACGATGAGCAACTCTCAACAGAAACCGAGCTGGTCTTTACAAGATAA
- a CDS encoding PASTA domain-containing protein produces the protein MNLFRFLTSKTFFLNLLLAVVAIFLLSYFMLKWLDNTTNHGEFETVPDLTGVSIEVAKSELEKNKLVMQIQDSANYNPDYPKFSVIEQDPKAGFKVKEDRKIYITLNPSGYRKVLVPELTDRTFRQAKPTLEALGFQVGTIMYVDNIGKDMVLEVSHQGEEIKPGDMLPKTSKIDLVLGNGNRPE, from the coding sequence ATGAACCTTTTTAGATTTCTTACGAGTAAAACTTTTTTTCTGAATTTACTTTTAGCTGTAGTGGCTATTTTTTTATTGAGTTACTTTATGTTAAAGTGGTTAGATAATACTACAAATCACGGAGAGTTTGAAACCGTTCCAGATTTAACGGGAGTTTCTATAGAAGTAGCTAAATCTGAATTAGAAAAGAACAAATTAGTTATGCAAATTCAAGATTCTGCAAATTATAATCCAGACTACCCAAAGTTTTCGGTGATAGAACAAGATCCTAAAGCAGGATTTAAGGTTAAAGAAGACAGAAAAATATATATCACACTTAATCCGTCAGGATATAGAAAAGTGTTAGTACCAGAATTAACAGATCGTACCTTTCGTCAAGCAAAACCTACTTTAGAAGCCTTAGGTTTCCAGGTAGGAACCATTATGTATGTTGATAATATAGGAAAGGATATGGTTTTAGAAGTGTCTCATCAAGGAGAAGAAATAAAACCAGGCGATATGTTACCTAAAACCTCTAAAATCGATTTAGTGTTAGGAAACGGTAATAGACCAGAGTAA
- the coaD gene encoding pantetheine-phosphate adenylyltransferase — MKRAIFPGSFDPLTLGHYDIISRGVKVFDEIIVAIGINSDKKYMFSLEERLQFIKDTFKDEPKVTVTTYSGLTVDFCQKMDVEFILRGLRNPADFEFEKAIAQTNRKLSEIETVFLLTSSKTSFISSSIVRDVIRNNGDYTLLVPDNVRIKKAP; from the coding sequence ATGAAACGTGCTATTTTCCCAGGGTCTTTCGACCCCTTAACTTTAGGCCATTACGATATTATATCTCGTGGTGTAAAAGTCTTTGATGAAATTATTGTTGCCATCGGAATTAATTCTGATAAAAAATACATGTTCTCACTAGAAGAACGCTTACAGTTTATAAAAGACACGTTTAAAGATGAACCAAAAGTAACCGTAACTACGTATTCTGGTTTAACGGTTGATTTTTGTCAGAAAATGGATGTTGAATTTATTTTACGAGGCCTTAGAAATCCAGCCGATTTCGAGTTTGAAAAAGCCATTGCACAAACCAACAGAAAACTATCTGAAATTGAAACCGTATTTTTATTAACCTCTTCTAAAACCTCGTTTATTAGTTCGAGTATTGTTAGAGATGTTATTAGAAATAATGGAGATTATACCTTGCTTGTTCCAGACAATGTAAGAATAAAAAAGGCACCTTAA
- a CDS encoding M14 family metallopeptidase, whose amino-acid sequence MKLSNLSIIIFLLINTLQAQNNTTFTTTFEKSKGLETATYAETIQYYENLAKAYPQISIQTIGETDSGKPLHVITLNPDSTFNFSEIQKDKCILLINNGIHPGESDGIDATMMLFRAIVQGKLNMPKHTVIATIPIYNIGGSLNRNSTTRTNQNGPLEYGFRGNARNYDLNRDFIKSDTKNAKAFAEIFHRVQPDIFIDNHVSNGADYQYTLTHLFTQHDKLGGELGNYIHTKMMPILEQNLAKQDWDITPYVNVFNQVPEVGFSQFIDHPRYSTGYTTLFNTLGMMVETHMLKPYKQRVEGTYELMKSMIDIIETDYKTIKKIKAQDTKTWQQAKTYPLQWVVDTTKFSTLQFKGFEGEYIKSDVTGLERLKYDRNKPFTKPVKYQDYFKPTVEIEIPKAYIIPQGWFPVIELLQLNNIKLTRLDSDKKFTVEAYRIESFDTKKDAYEGHYLHSNTTVSKTTKDITFRAGDYYVETNQPGIRYLLETLEPQAVDSFFNWNFFDTILQQKEGFSPYVWEDLISDILKENPKLKREYEAKKTSDTAFAKNWYTQLDWLHKQTNYYEKSHMQYPVYRVK is encoded by the coding sequence ATGAAATTATCCAACTTATCGATTATTATATTCCTATTAATAAACACCTTACAGGCTCAAAACAATACGACCTTTACCACAACTTTCGAGAAAAGCAAAGGGTTAGAAACTGCTACTTATGCAGAAACCATTCAGTATTATGAAAATTTAGCTAAGGCCTACCCACAAATTTCAATACAAACCATAGGCGAAACAGATTCTGGCAAACCCTTACACGTAATCACCTTAAATCCAGATAGCACTTTTAATTTTTCTGAAATTCAAAAAGACAAATGTATTCTACTTATTAATAATGGGATTCATCCTGGCGAGAGCGATGGGATAGACGCCACCATGATGCTCTTTCGAGCTATCGTACAAGGAAAACTAAACATGCCTAAACATACGGTAATAGCGACCATTCCTATTTATAACATTGGTGGTAGTTTAAATAGAAATTCTACGACAAGAACGAATCAAAATGGGCCATTAGAATACGGTTTTCGAGGTAATGCGCGGAATTACGATTTAAATCGAGATTTTATAAAAAGTGATACCAAAAATGCAAAAGCCTTCGCTGAAATTTTTCATCGTGTACAACCCGATATTTTTATAGATAACCACGTGAGTAATGGTGCAGATTACCAATACACCCTAACCCATTTGTTTACGCAACATGATAAACTTGGAGGTGAATTAGGCAACTATATTCACACCAAAATGATGCCTATATTAGAGCAAAACTTAGCAAAACAAGATTGGGATATTACCCCGTACGTCAATGTATTTAACCAAGTTCCTGAAGTTGGTTTTAGTCAGTTTATAGATCACCCTCGATACTCTACGGGCTACACTACTTTATTTAACACTTTGGGCATGATGGTTGAAACGCATATGTTGAAACCTTACAAACAACGCGTTGAAGGCACTTACGAGCTAATGAAAAGTATGATTGATATTATTGAAACCGACTATAAAACCATTAAAAAAATTAAAGCCCAAGACACCAAAACTTGGCAACAAGCGAAAACCTATCCGCTGCAATGGGTTGTAGACACCACTAAATTTTCAACCTTACAATTTAAAGGTTTTGAAGGTGAATATATTAAAAGTGACGTAACGGGTTTAGAACGGTTAAAATACGATAGGAATAAACCTTTTACAAAACCTGTAAAATATCAAGACTATTTTAAACCTACAGTTGAAATTGAAATCCCAAAAGCCTACATTATTCCGCAAGGTTGGTTTCCTGTGATAGAGTTATTACAGTTAAACAACATCAAGCTAACTCGTTTAGACAGCGACAAAAAGTTTACTGTTGAAGCCTACCGCATAGAAAGTTTCGATACTAAAAAGGATGCTTACGAAGGGCATTATTTACACAGCAACACCACTGTCTCTAAAACCACAAAAGACATCACGTTCCGCGCTGGCGATTATTACGTAGAAACCAATCAGCCAGGAATTCGTTACTTGCTAGAAACTTTAGAACCTCAAGCAGTAGATTCGTTTTTTAATTGGAACTTTTTCGATACCATTTTACAGCAAAAAGAAGGTTTTTCTCCTTATGTATGGGAAGATTTGATTTCTGATATTCTTAAAGAAAACCCGAAACTAAAACGAGAATATGAAGCCAAGAAAACTTCAGACACCGCTTTTGCAAAAAACTGGTATACACAATTAGATTGGTTACACAAACAAACCAATTATTACGAAAAATCGCATATGCAATATCCGGTGTATCGTGTAAAATAA
- a CDS encoding SulP family inorganic anion transporter — protein MTDFIRKITPNPKDDILAGITVSLAMIPEVVAFAFVAQIDPLVALSGAFIVGLITAIFGGRPGLISGAAGAVAVIFVHLISEGHARGMMFDVPVENMGYFYLLAAVILMGIIQICAGVFKLGRFVRLIPHPVMLGFVNGLAIVIFMAQVRMFSHKKLEVTAEGVKNYINIPMEGSELYIMIGLVALTMGIMWLLPKITTKIPAALTAILITTFVAVFGGLDVSTVGSYIIEGGGTGLKGEFPTPNLELWQNLPFNIDTLKFILPYAFLAASVGLIESLMTMNLVDELTETRGNGNRECIAQGAGNMVSGLFGGTGGCGMIGQTVININAGGRGRLSGVMMAVTLLTFILFTDKYIEQVPIAALVGVMFMMVIETFAWSSFRIIRKIPVADAVVLVIVSAVTVIYDLAIAVFVGVIISALAFAWENAKKIRARKRLSDDGKVKTYEIWGPLFFGSITAFNEKFDVKNDPDEVIIDFVESRVSDHSALEAITNIVNKYEAEGKTIKLKHLSEDCKALLYKGNPGFKDIIIEDVHDPRYHLAANPEEFPKPLSEYKF, from the coding sequence ATGACAGATTTTATAAGAAAAATAACGCCTAATCCAAAAGATGATATATTGGCAGGTATTACGGTGTCGTTAGCCATGATTCCCGAAGTGGTTGCTTTTGCTTTTGTGGCGCAAATAGATCCATTAGTGGCGCTTTCTGGTGCTTTTATTGTTGGACTTATTACAGCTATTTTTGGTGGTCGGCCTGGGTTAATTTCTGGAGCAGCAGGTGCTGTTGCAGTTATTTTTGTGCACCTTATTTCCGAAGGTCATGCACGTGGAATGATGTTCGATGTACCTGTGGAAAACATGGGGTATTTCTACCTTTTAGCAGCCGTAATTTTAATGGGAATTATACAAATATGTGCTGGTGTTTTTAAGCTAGGTCGATTTGTAAGATTGATTCCTCACCCGGTTATGTTAGGGTTTGTTAATGGTTTAGCTATCGTTATTTTTATGGCGCAAGTACGTATGTTTTCTCATAAAAAATTAGAAGTCACAGCAGAAGGCGTTAAAAATTATATTAACATTCCGATGGAAGGATCGGAACTTTATATCATGATTGGCCTGGTGGCTTTAACTATGGGAATTATGTGGTTGTTACCAAAAATCACCACTAAAATTCCAGCAGCTTTAACGGCCATTTTAATTACTACGTTCGTTGCTGTTTTTGGTGGACTAGATGTAAGTACTGTTGGGTCTTATATTATTGAAGGTGGCGGAACTGGTTTAAAAGGGGAATTTCCAACTCCTAATTTAGAATTGTGGCAAAATTTGCCATTCAATATAGATACGCTTAAATTTATTTTACCCTATGCTTTTTTAGCAGCTTCTGTAGGTTTAATTGAATCGTTAATGACGATGAATTTAGTCGACGAATTAACAGAAACACGTGGTAACGGAAACCGAGAATGTATAGCTCAAGGTGCCGGAAATATGGTGAGTGGCTTGTTTGGAGGAACAGGTGGTTGTGGTATGATTGGCCAAACGGTTATTAATATTAATGCCGGTGGTCGAGGAAGATTGTCGGGAGTTATGATGGCTGTTACCTTATTAACTTTTATTTTATTTACTGATAAATATATAGAACAAGTGCCCATTGCCGCGTTAGTGGGGGTAATGTTTATGATGGTTATTGAAACTTTTGCTTGGTCTAGTTTCCGAATTATTAGAAAAATACCTGTAGCAGATGCTGTAGTTTTAGTGATAGTTTCTGCCGTTACTGTAATTTACGATTTAGCCATAGCGGTATTTGTAGGTGTAATTATTTCGGCTTTAGCTTTCGCCTGGGAAAATGCTAAAAAGATTAGAGCGAGAAAACGTTTATCTGATGATGGAAAAGTAAAAACCTACGAAATTTGGGGGCCATTATTCTTTGGGTCCATAACAGCGTTTAATGAAAAGTTCGATGTAAAAAATGATCCAGATGAGGTGATTATCGATTTTGTTGAATCTCGTGTAAGCGATCATTCAGCTTTAGAGGCGATTACAAATATTGTTAATAAATACGAAGCTGAAGGCAAAACCATTAAGCTGAAGCATTTAAGCGAAGATTGTAAAGCCTTGTTATATAAAGGTAATCCTGGGTTTAAAGATATTATTATAGAAGACGTTCATGATCCGCGTTACCATTTAGCGGCAAATCCTGAAGAGTTTCCTAAACCGCTTTCAGAATATAAATTTTAA
- a CDS encoding chloride channel protein has protein sequence MRLKRKKSLIKYLNLLDQPIKFNPFVFSWSFFLWAILGLIGGVIAGVYWIVLEFLTHKISIFEGWLVIPVMAICGLLAGLIIHFIGDPGEIQLIVNNIRFNKGKLNPKNNPSMILSSLLCVASGGSLGPEAPLVQVTGSTGTWLGKIFRLKGEALRSLSIAGMASGFTALFGAPLGGSLFALEILHYKHAVEYYRAIIPALVASSFSYIIFALIIHLGLGPVWNLSAYEYSGIFDFAYAVLFAIIATALGWGFIFCVKSFKIIFEKYPMPIYIKTCVGGLILGVIAFYLPITRYFGHHEINELIDNHFSLKFLFIILIFKIIAIAITVTSGWRGGFIIPLFFVGTTLGLIIHHFLPSVSVTLTIVSCMAAINACVTRTPMSTTILLTTLTGFGHLIPILFASLTGYFLAPKVPFISAQKTQDQDHK, from the coding sequence GTGCGCTTAAAAAGAAAGAAGTCGTTAATCAAGTATTTAAACCTACTCGATCAACCTATAAAATTTAATCCGTTTGTGTTTAGTTGGTCCTTTTTTCTTTGGGCCATACTAGGCTTAATAGGCGGCGTAATTGCAGGAGTTTATTGGATTGTTTTAGAATTCTTAACTCATAAAATTTCAATTTTCGAAGGTTGGCTAGTTATTCCTGTTATGGCAATTTGCGGACTGCTAGCAGGGTTAATTATTCACTTTATTGGCGATCCTGGAGAAATTCAACTTATTGTAAACAACATCAGGTTTAATAAAGGAAAACTAAATCCGAAGAATAATCCGTCCATGATTTTATCATCTTTACTTTGCGTTGCCTCTGGAGGAAGCCTGGGTCCAGAAGCGCCGTTAGTACAAGTTACAGGATCTACAGGAACTTGGTTAGGAAAAATATTCCGTTTAAAAGGAGAAGCCCTAAGATCGCTAAGTATAGCAGGTATGGCCTCGGGGTTTACTGCACTTTTTGGAGCTCCACTTGGAGGTAGTTTATTTGCCTTAGAAATTCTTCATTATAAGCATGCTGTAGAGTATTATCGTGCCATAATTCCAGCGCTTGTAGCGAGTAGTTTTAGCTATATTATTTTTGCACTTATTATTCATTTAGGGCTGGGTCCTGTTTGGAATTTATCCGCTTACGAATATTCTGGAATATTCGATTTTGCTTACGCTGTGCTCTTTGCCATTATAGCGACAGCCTTAGGTTGGGGGTTTATTTTTTGTGTAAAAAGTTTTAAAATCATTTTTGAAAAATATCCCATGCCAATTTATATTAAAACCTGTGTAGGCGGACTTATCCTTGGAGTTATTGCTTTTTATTTACCCATAACGCGCTATTTCGGGCATCATGAAATAAACGAATTAATTGACAACCATTTTTCACTTAAATTTCTCTTTATCATTTTAATTTTTAAAATAATCGCCATTGCTATAACCGTAACTTCTGGATGGCGTGGCGGATTTATTATTCCTTTATTTTTTGTAGGCACCACCTTAGGACTTATTATTCATCATTTTTTACCTTCGGTAAGTGTAACACTAACCATTGTTAGTTGTATGGCCGCAATAAATGCTTGTGTTACACGAACTCCTATGAGTACCACAATTTTGCTAACTACATTAACCGGTTTCGGACATTTAATTCCAATTCTTTTTGCGAGTTTAACAGGATATTTTCTCGCTCCAAAAGTGCCTTTTATAAGCGCACAAAAAACTCAGGATCAAGACCATAAATAG
- a CDS encoding uracil-DNA glycosylase family protein: MFIHRHPYAPFIPENATKLIVGTLPPPRFSMGQLKPGDVNFCYGSIDGQLWPILDAIFQLNLKFEDTQEAILQRKNFLKSRGIGICDIVESAERSKIDASDLGMQNITLRDVVGYLKQYPKVDTLLFTGGNSKNGPEYFFRKHLKTYGLKLRVISNEVPRIHEFSIGDRLISTVSLTAPSGAANRAVGGMSLYKQIKRTNSKFTTQDFRIMQYREFF; the protein is encoded by the coding sequence ATGTTTATACATCGGCATCCTTATGCGCCTTTTATTCCTGAAAATGCAACCAAATTAATTGTAGGTACTTTACCGCCGCCGCGATTTAGTATGGGCCAACTAAAACCTGGCGATGTAAATTTTTGCTACGGTAGTATCGACGGACAATTATGGCCAATCTTAGACGCCATATTCCAATTAAATTTAAAGTTTGAAGATACCCAAGAGGCTATTCTTCAGCGTAAAAATTTTTTAAAATCAAGAGGTATTGGTATTTGCGATATCGTAGAAAGTGCCGAGCGGTCTAAAATAGATGCTTCCGATCTTGGTATGCAAAATATTACTTTGCGCGATGTGGTGGGGTATTTAAAACAATATCCAAAAGTAGATACCTTATTGTTTACGGGAGGAAATAGTAAAAATGGACCTGAATATTTCTTTAGAAAGCATTTAAAAACTTATGGTTTAAAGTTACGTGTTATATCTAATGAAGTGCCAAGAATTCATGAATTTAGTATTGGAGATAGACTCATTTCAACCGTCTCCTTAACCGCACCGTCTGGCGCGGCTAATAGAGCTGTTGGCGGTATGTCATTGTATAAGCAAATTAAACGGACTAATTCAAAATTCACTACTCAAGATTTTCGTATTATGCAATACCGCGAGTTTTTTTAA
- a CDS encoding D-alanine--D-alanine ligase: MKKNIAIIMGGYSSEYQISLNSGNVVYQTLDKSKYNAFRIHIFENKWVYVDDENQEFPIDKNDFSVTINGNKTTFACVFNAIHGAPGEDGFLQGYFKLINLPQTSCDMYQAAVTYNKRDCLSILKPYGIKTAESYYLNLGDTINEDAIIEKVGLPCFVKANKAGSSFGVTKAYKKEDLKLSIETAFKEDDEIIIESFLDGVEVSVGVITYQGKTKVLPITEIVSENDFFDYKAKYLGQSQEITPARLTKTQEEQVNTLAKKVYEVLKMKGFSRSEYIFKDGEPHLLEINTVPGMTKESILPQQAAAAGISLADLFDSAIVEALK; the protein is encoded by the coding sequence ATGAAAAAAAATATAGCCATCATCATGGGCGGATATTCTAGCGAATATCAAATCTCCCTAAATAGCGGAAACGTTGTATACCAAACACTTGACAAATCAAAATATAATGCTTTTAGGATTCATATTTTTGAAAATAAATGGGTTTATGTTGATGATGAAAATCAAGAATTTCCGATAGATAAAAATGATTTTTCGGTGACTATCAATGGGAATAAAACCACTTTTGCTTGTGTTTTTAATGCCATTCATGGTGCTCCAGGCGAAGATGGCTTCCTTCAAGGCTATTTTAAACTTATAAACCTGCCACAAACCAGTTGCGACATGTACCAAGCAGCGGTAACGTATAACAAGCGCGATTGTTTAAGTATTTTAAAGCCTTATGGCATAAAAACAGCTGAATCTTACTATTTAAATTTGGGCGATACTATTAATGAAGATGCTATAATTGAAAAGGTTGGTCTGCCATGTTTTGTAAAAGCAAACAAAGCCGGAAGTAGTTTTGGTGTTACCAAAGCTTACAAAAAAGAAGATTTAAAACTGTCTATAGAAACGGCATTTAAAGAAGATGATGAAATTATTATTGAATCGTTTTTAGATGGTGTAGAAGTTTCTGTAGGAGTGATTACCTATCAAGGTAAAACCAAAGTATTACCGATTACAGAAATTGTAAGTGAAAATGATTTTTTCGATTATAAAGCAAAATATTTAGGACAGTCGCAAGAAATCACCCCTGCCCGATTAACAAAAACCCAAGAAGAGCAAGTCAATACCTTAGCAAAAAAAGTGTACGAGGTTTTAAAAATGAAAGGCTTTTCTAGAAGCGAATATATTTTTAAAGACGGTGAACCACATTTGTTAGAAATAAATACGGTACCGGGCATGACTAAAGAAAGTATACTACCTCAACAAGCTGCTGCTGCTGGAATATCCTTAGCCGATTTGTTTGACAGCGCTATTGTTGAAGCTTTAAAGTAG